The Gemella haemolysans ATCC 10379 nucleotide sequence TGGTCAGATAACGGAACAGCTAAAAATCCAGCTCTTCCACCAGTGGAAAATTTAACACAAGGATTATACTTCTATGAAGTAGACTTAGCAGGAACACAAGGAAAACAAGATAAAGAATTATTAGATTTATTTAAAGCAAATGGAACACAAAGCTATAAAGCAACAATCAAAGTATACGGTGAAAAAGATGGAAAAGCAGATTTAACAAACTTAGTAGCTACAAAAGATGTAAATGTAAATCTAAATGGATTAACAACTGTTAACGAAGTTAAAAAAGCTGTTATGGATAATACTAAAAATATAATTGACGTACCAGCTAAATACTTAGATAAAGCAAACTTCCCTGGACCATTTACAGCGGGAGTAAACCAAGTAATTCCTTATCACTTATTCGCAGGTGACGGAATGTTAACAAGATTAATCTTGAAAGCATCAGATAAAGCTCCATGGTCAGATAATGGAACAGCGAAAAATCCAGCTCTTCCTCCAGTGGAGAAATTAGGACATGGATTATACTTCTATGAAGTAGACTTAGAAGGAACACAAGGAAAACAAGATAAAGAATTATTAGATTTACTTAAAGCAAATGGAACACAAAGCTACAAAGCAACAATCAAAGTATACGGTGAAAAAGACGGAAAAGCAGATTTAACAAACTTAGTAGCACTAAAAGAGGTTACTGTAAATCTTCATAAAGAAGCTATGGAAATGGAGAAAAAACCAGGTGAAAATATGATGACAGATCATAAAAAACATGGTTCAATGGATCCAAATATGAGTGAAAAACCTATGGATATGCACAAACCAGATGTTATGAATATGAAAGCACATATGCACAGAGATATGAAAGCGAAAAATATGAACGCTCATATGAACAATGATATGATGAAAAAAGGAATGTTACCAAAAACAAGTGCAGCTCCAGAAGGAACAATGAATGCAACAAACTCAACAAATTCTTCAACTACAGGAATAGTAGGATTAATCATCGCTAGTCTATTAGGTTTATTAGGACTTAGAAGAAAAAATGAAATCGACTAAATAGAATAATTTTAAAAAGTTATGTATTAAACGATTTAAATCAGTGTGATTTGATAGTAGTCTCTTTTATAAAATTTTTTGAATATCTAGAATTATGTGGGGAAATCTCAATTAAATTGATATTTTTAAAATAGTGAGAGATAGTACCTTGCAGAATTTAACAGAATAGTGCTATACTTTAAATGTATAGTGCTATTTTGTTAGGAGGAGTAAAGATATGATGAATAAAATTTTATTAGTAGATGACGAGATAGAAATAACGGAGATAAACAAAAGATATCTAGAACAAGGTGGTTATGATATAGATATTGCTAATGATGGTAAAGAAGCATTAGAAAAATATAAGAGAAATAAGTATTCTCTAATTATTACGGATATAATGATGCCAAATATGGATGGCTATGATTTGATTAGTGAAGTACAATATTTGGATACAGAGCAACCTTTTTTATTTATAACTGCCAAAACAACTGAGCCAGATAAGATTTATGCTTTGAGCATGGGGGCTGATGACTATATAGTTAAGCCGTTTAGTCCTAGAGAATTAGTATTAAGAGTTAGGAACATATTACGTCGAATTGAAAAAAGTAGTACAGATAGTATTTCGACTTTAGGGGATTTAGAAATAAATTATAATAGTAGAATAGCAATGGTCAATGGAAAACAACTAGACCTAACGGTGAAATCTTTTGAATTATTATGGTTATTAGCTAATAATCCAGAACGTGTTTTTTCTAAAACAGAATTATATGAAAAAATATGGCACGATGAATATGTAGAAGATGCGAATACATTGAATGTGCACGTGCATTCTTTAAGGAGAATATTAATGAAATACTCTACAGAGAAAACACCAAATATAAAGACAGTGTGGGGACTAGGATATAAAATGGAAAGACAAGTTTAAAAATGGAAAGGAATATAGAATGAAATTAAGAGATTATATTATTGTTGGATATATTTTGTCATTTTTAATAACTATAGCTGCTGTATTTTGGGCTTCAAACCAAATGTTAATCGAAAAGAAAGATACCTATTTTATTGTTGCAATTACTGTGATTGCGGGATTAATCGGTGCGACGATAAGTCTAGCATTACTAAAAGGTGTGTTTAAATCATTAGATGTGCTAAAGAAAAAAACAGTAAATATAAGCGAGAAGAGATTTGATATCAGTGATGAAGTGATACGTCCAGTCGAATTTAGAGATTTATCTATTGCATTTGATGATATGGCGGAGCACTTAAAAGAAAGTTTTGAATCACTAGAACAAAGTGAAAAAGAAAAATCTCTTATGATTGCTCAACTTTCTCACGATATAAAAACTCCTATAACTTCTATTCAATCAACAGCTGAAGGAATGTTAGATGGTATAATAAAAAAAGATGAATACAAGTACTATTTAGAAACAATTTGTCGTCAAACAACGAGATTAAACAAATTAGTTGAAGAATTAAATTATTTGACGCTAAGTGTGAAAGAAACTGATTCTGCAGATAAAAAAGAAACAATATTTTTAGATAAATTACTAATTGATTGTATGTCTGAATTTAAGTTAAGAGCAGAAAAAGAACAAAGAGATATTTTTATTAAAGTAATACCAGAAAATGCAAAAATAGTAAGTAATTATAATAAATTACAAAGAATTATAGTTAATTTACTAGGTAATGCATTTAAATACTCTCCAAGTGGAACAAAAATCGAAATAGTTGCTGAAATTAGTGATGAAATGCTTTCTATTTCTATAATTGATGAAGGATGTGGTATAAAAAAAGAAGAACTTGATAATATTTTTAAAAGATTATATCGTGTTGAAGCATCAAGAAATATGAAAACAGGTGGCTATGGGTTAGGTTTAGCTATAGCGAAACAACTAGCTGTGCAACTAAATGGAGACATTAAAGTAGAGAGTGAATATGGTAAAGGAAGTACATTTACCTTGGAAATTTTGACAAAATAAATTATTCAATGTATAATGAAAAAAAATATACTGAGGAAAAATATATGTCAAAGTCAAAGTACATAACGCGTTTAAAACGTTCTGAAGGACAGCTTAGAGGAATTCAAAAAATGATAGAAGAAGAGCGAGATTGTATGGATATTATGATTCAGCTAAGTGCAGTTCGTTCTAGTGTTGACAAAGTTATTGAATTATTAATAACAGAAAATCTTATGGAATGTATTAATAATCCTACAGAAAATCCTGAAGAGCATAAAGAAAAAATAGAAAAAGCTATACAGTATCTAGTAAAAAAGAAATAGCATACTAAATTAGTAATAAAAGTCTTGATCCAAGATTATTTTGGACCAAGACTTTTATTTTTTTAAGATGTATTAATTTTATAGAGAATTTTAATATTTTAATTGTTGGTTGCTTTTTACTAATTGGTTGTTTAATTCTTTATTTTGTTTCTCCAGGCCAGTTATTCATGCCACCTTCAACATTTATAACATTAAACCCTTGTGCATCAAGAAAATCATATGCTTTAGCTGAACGACCACCTGCTTGACAAATCACGTAGTATTTTTGATCTTTGTCTAATTTAGAAAAATCTGCGTCTAAAGCACTTAAAGGGAAATTTTCAGCAGAAGGTATGTGACCAGCTGTATATTCATGAATTTCTCTTACATCAAGAATAGTGAGTTTTTCACTACTATCATTAGTATATTTTTCATAAAAATCCTTCATTGAAATATTATTTTTCATAGTTAATTCCTCTCAATATTACTAAATTTAACTACTGTATTAGTTTTAAAAATTGTTGTGTTTTTAAAAGAGTTAAATTATTATTCATGGTCTAATTTTAAACTATTTTACCTCGCCATGCATGCATTCCGCCTTGAACATTGACAACATCGAAACCTCTTTTTTTAAGTTTCTTTGCGGCAAGTTTACTTCTTGCTCCAGAGTGACAAATTATATATGTTTTTTTGTCAGCTGTTGGAGTGAAGCTACCGATTTCATTTAGTGGAATATTTTTTGCATTTTTTATGTGGCCTCTTCTAAATTCACCAGGTGTTCTTACGTCTATTAGTTGAATATTTTCCTTTAATTTATTTTCTAGTTCAGCAGTAGAAATACTGTCAACTTTTGTGAATAAAAAAAACATTGTATTACCTCCTGTATACCCCTATAGGGTATATTAAAACATGAATTAAGGTCTTTGTCAAGGATGATGATTGTATAATAAGAAATATTTTATATTATATGTAAATAAAATACTATCAGCTGTTGAAAGAATTGTATATAGCTATTAAATCTTAATATTATTTATCTCTTTGAAAATTTGAAAGTAATCATATGAAAATAACTTTTATTTTTTCAGAAATTATATGCTTGACAAATAAGAAAAATAGGAGAATAATGGAATAGAAAGTAACCATAATTTTTATAAAAAACAACCAATAATTTAGGAGGAATTTTAAATGAAAAAAATATCAAAGGTAGCTACTGCCAGTGTACTATTATTTACATTAGCAAATCCACTAGCTGTATTCGCTGAGAATAGAGTAGGTAATGTTTCAGAAGCAAGTAGTAATAAAACAACACAAGATCTTACAATTAGTTCAGAAGAAATCAATGGAGATATAGTATTTCATGTAACTGCAGTTAGAGATACTTATGAAGCAATTCTATATGCCAAAATTAACGGGAAAAATTATACTTATAATCTAGGTAATCTAAAAAAAGGTCAAGTATCAAAAATAGTTCAACCTGGTGCAAGTATAAATAACAACAGTGCTTCTATTACAAAAGAAAGTAAAAAAGAAAAATCACTACCTAATACAAGTGTAGTAAGAGAATTAGTAGAAAAATCGATCTCGTATAGTAATGAATTAAATGGGAATGAAATTGAAGCAAAAGTTGTCTATAAAGTATATGAGCTAGTAGAAAAAAATCCAACTTTAAATGAAGGAACAAAATATGTTCCAGAAAGTAAAGTTAAAGAAGGTGCTATTGTAAAACCAGAAGTACTAGTAAAACCAGAATATAAAGAAGTTTTAGGTGGAGCAATAGTTGAACCTGCTGTACAACCGGAATTACCAAAAGCAGAAGAGCCAGCGACACCAGCGCCAAAAGCAGAGGAGATAGGGGTACCAGCGCCGAAAGCAGAGGAACCATCAGCGCCAGCACCAAAAGCAGAGCAACCATCAGCACCAGCACCGAAAGCGGAAGAGCCAGCGGCACCAGCACCAAAAGCGGAAGAACCAGCGGCACCAGCACCAAAAGCGGAAGAACCAGCAGCGTCAGCACCAAAAGCGGAAGGACCAGCAGCACCAGCGCCAAAAGCAGAGGAACCAGCGGCACCAGCACCGAAAGCGGAAGAACCAGCAGCGTCAGCGCCAAAAGTGGAAGAACCAGCTGCTCCAGCGCCAAAAGTAGAAGAGCCAGCAACTCCAGCACCGAAAGCAGAAGAGCCAGCGACTCCAGCACCAAAAGCGGAAGAACCAGCAGCGCCAGCACCAAAAGCAGAAGAGCCAGCGACACCAGCGCCAAAAGCAGAGGAGATAGGGGTACCAGCGCC carries:
- a CDS encoding YSIRK signal domain/LPXTG anchor domain surface protein, translated to MKNNFMKSENFTKWAIRKVSVGVVSAAIASGIFVIVGGGEAHASDKQLDKAPIVETVKTQVDENVVTKPTEKPESVESTTVKPKEADKTVEQPVVGTDKEVKPEVTENNILSLAKDTVDAPKVDASDMTTHKTTPVEVKKAVMDNTKDEVNVPAKYLDKANFPGPFTAGVNQVIPYHLFAGDGMLTRLILNSSDKAPWSDNGTAKNPALPPVENLTQGLYFYEVDLAGTQGKQDKELLDLFKANGTQSYKATIKVYGEKDGKADLTNLVATKDVNVNLNGLTTVNEVKKAVMDNTKNIIDVPAKYLDKANFPGPFTAGVNQVIPYHLFAGDGMLTRLILKASDKAPWSDNGTAKNPALPPVEKLGHGLYFYEVDLEGTQGKQDKELLDLLKANGTQSYKATIKVYGEKDGKADLTNLVALKEVTVNLHKEAMEMEKKPGENMMTDHKKHGSMDPNMSEKPMDMHKPDVMNMKAHMHRDMKAKNMNAHMNNDMMKKGMLPKTSAAPEGTMNATNSTNSSTTGIVGLIIASLLGLLGLRRKNEID
- a CDS encoding response regulator transcription factor; protein product: MMNKILLVDDEIEITEINKRYLEQGGYDIDIANDGKEALEKYKRNKYSLIITDIMMPNMDGYDLISEVQYLDTEQPFLFITAKTTEPDKIYALSMGADDYIVKPFSPRELVLRVRNILRRIEKSSTDSISTLGDLEINYNSRIAMVNGKQLDLTVKSFELLWLLANNPERVFSKTELYEKIWHDEYVEDANTLNVHVHSLRRILMKYSTEKTPNIKTVWGLGYKMERQV
- a CDS encoding sensor histidine kinase; translation: MKLRDYIIVGYILSFLITIAAVFWASNQMLIEKKDTYFIVAITVIAGLIGATISLALLKGVFKSLDVLKKKTVNISEKRFDISDEVIRPVEFRDLSIAFDDMAEHLKESFESLEQSEKEKSLMIAQLSHDIKTPITSIQSTAEGMLDGIIKKDEYKYYLETICRQTTRLNKLVEELNYLTLSVKETDSADKKETIFLDKLLIDCMSEFKLRAEKEQRDIFIKVIPENAKIVSNYNKLQRIIVNLLGNAFKYSPSGTKIEIVAEISDEMLSISIIDEGCGIKKEELDNIFKRLYRVEASRNMKTGGYGLGLAIAKQLAVQLNGDIKVESEYGKGSTFTLEILTK
- a CDS encoding metal-sensitive transcriptional regulator, with protein sequence MSKSKYITRLKRSEGQLRGIQKMIEEERDCMDIMIQLSAVRSSVDKVIELLITENLMECINNPTENPEEHKEKIEKAIQYLVKKK
- a CDS encoding rhodanese-like domain-containing protein; protein product: MKNNISMKDFYEKYTNDSSEKLTILDVREIHEYTAGHIPSAENFPLSALDADFSKLDKDQKYYVICQAGGRSAKAYDFLDAQGFNVINVEGGMNNWPGETK
- a CDS encoding rhodanese-like domain-containing protein, encoding MFFLFTKVDSISTAELENKLKENIQLIDVRTPGEFRRGHIKNAKNIPLNEIGSFTPTADKKTYIICHSGARSKLAAKKLKKRGFDVVNVQGGMHAWRGKIV